A genomic segment from Flavobacterium inviolabile encodes:
- a CDS encoding deoxyhypusine synthase family protein, giving the protein MSKGPISQFIEKYYLHFNSATVVDAAKAYEQQLQNGAKMMVTLAGAMSTAELGKIFAEMIRQDKVQIISCTGANLEEDIMNLVAHSHYERVPNYRDLTPQDEWDLLEKGLNRVTDTCIPEHEAFRRLQKHIHKIWKDAEDAGERYFPHEFMYKMLLSGCLEEYYEIDLKDSWMYAAAEKNLPIVVPGWEDSTMGNIFASYVIKGELKASTMKSGIEYMTFLADWYSKNSNKGVGFFQIGGGIAGDFPICVVPMLYQDMEMHDVPFWSYFCQISDSTTSYGSYSGAVPNEKITWGKLDINTPKFVIESDATIVAPLIFAYLLDM; this is encoded by the coding sequence GCTAAAGCATACGAGCAACAATTACAGAACGGTGCAAAAATGATGGTAACATTAGCAGGTGCGATGAGTACTGCTGAACTAGGAAAGATTTTTGCTGAAATGATCCGTCAGGATAAAGTTCAGATAATTTCTTGTACAGGAGCTAACCTTGAAGAAGATATCATGAATTTAGTAGCACACTCTCACTATGAGCGTGTACCAAACTACCGTGATCTAACACCACAGGATGAGTGGGATTTATTGGAAAAAGGATTAAACCGTGTAACCGATACCTGTATTCCGGAACATGAGGCTTTCCGTCGTTTGCAAAAACACATCCACAAGATCTGGAAAGATGCAGAAGATGCCGGTGAGCGTTATTTCCCGCATGAATTCATGTATAAAATGTTACTTTCAGGATGTTTGGAAGAATATTACGAAATTGACTTAAAAGACAGCTGGATGTATGCTGCAGCAGAAAAAAACCTGCCGATTGTTGTTCCGGGATGGGAAGACAGTACAATGGGTAACATTTTTGCTTCTTATGTAATCAAAGGCGAATTAAAAGCATCTACAATGAAGTCCGGTATTGAATACATGACTTTCCTGGCAGACTGGTATAGCAAAAACAGTAACAAAGGTGTTGGTTTCTTCCAGATTGGTGGTGGTATTGCAGGAGATTTCCCTATCTGTGTGGTTCCGATGCTGTATCAGGATATGGAAATGCACGATGTTCCTTTCTGGAGCTACTTCTGTCAGATTTCTGATTCTACAACAAGTTACGGATCCTATTCCGGAGCGGTTCCGAATGAGAAGATCACCTGGGGTAAACTAGACATCAATACGCCTAAATTTGTAATCGAATCTGACGCAACAATTGTAGCACCGCTAATTTTTGCTTACCTTTTAGATATGTAA
- a CDS encoding DNA primase gives MKRVIVDYAKLTNEILTLLVERFPDGYDDSDVIRFKNAKNETVEAVEVRTEDTIYLVKVSTKLADRIENFDEDDEDIATDDAIDIKGLDIEDGDDEEVKKPKAPKVKKNADGDDDEDDDEEDDDYDDDDEDRDYDDEDEDEEDED, from the coding sequence ATGAAAAGAGTAATTGTAGATTACGCTAAATTAACGAATGAAATCTTAACCCTTTTGGTTGAGAGGTTCCCGGACGGATACGATGACTCCGACGTTATCCGTTTCAAAAACGCTAAAAATGAAACTGTTGAAGCAGTTGAAGTACGTACCGAAGATACTATCTACTTAGTAAAAGTAAGTACAAAACTGGCTGACAGAATCGAGAATTTCGACGAAGACGATGAAGATATCGCAACAGACGACGCTATTGACATCAAAGGACTTGACATTGAAGACGGTGATGACGAAGAAGTAAAAAAGCCCAAAGCACCAAAAGTGAAGAAAAACGCAGACGGTGACGATGATGAAGATGACGACGAAGAAGACGATGATTATGATGATGACGATGAAGATCGTGATTATGATGATGAAGACGAGGACGAAGAAGACGAAGATTAG
- the fabG gene encoding 3-oxoacyl-[acyl-carrier-protein] reductase, translating to MKLLEGKTAIITGASRGIGRGIAEVFAKQGANVAFTYSSSAEAAKALENELIALGVKAKGYQSNAADFNEAQQLVDNVIAEFGNVDILINNAGITKDNLLMRISEEDFDTVIDVNLKSVFNMTKAVQKIMLKNRAGSIINMSSVVGVKGNAGQTNYAASKAGVIGFSKSVALELGSRNIRCNVIAPGFIETEMTAKLNEDVVKGWRENIPLKRGGTPEDVANACVFLSSDLSAYVTGQVLNVDGGMLT from the coding sequence ATGAAATTACTAGAAGGAAAAACCGCAATCATCACAGGAGCGAGTAGAGGAATCGGAAGAGGAATTGCCGAAGTATTTGCAAAACAAGGTGCAAATGTAGCTTTTACTTATAGTTCTTCTGCAGAAGCGGCAAAAGCTTTAGAAAATGAATTAATAGCTTTAGGAGTAAAAGCAAAAGGATACCAGTCGAATGCTGCGGATTTTAACGAAGCACAGCAGTTAGTAGACAATGTAATTGCCGAATTTGGAAACGTTGATATTTTAATTAACAATGCCGGAATTACAAAAGATAACCTTTTAATGCGTATTTCTGAAGAAGATTTCGATACGGTTATTGATGTTAATTTAAAATCGGTTTTCAACATGACAAAAGCGGTTCAGAAGATCATGCTTAAAAATCGTGCGGGATCGATTATCAATATGAGTTCTGTTGTGGGTGTTAAAGGTAATGCCGGACAGACAAACTATGCTGCTTCCAAAGCGGGTGTAATCGGTTTTTCAAAATCGGTGGCGCTTGAATTAGGTTCCCGTAACATCCGTTGTAATGTAATTGCACCGGGATTTATTGAAACGGAAATGACAGCAAAATTAAACGAAGATGTAGTTAAAGGATGGAGAGAGAACATTCCGTTGAAACGTGGCGGAACTCCTGAAGATGTGGCTAATGCCTGCGTATTCTTATCGTCAGATCTGAGCGCTTACGTTACCGGTCAGGTGTTAAACGTAGACGGCGGTATGTTAACCTAA
- a CDS encoding Na+/H+ antiporter NhaC family protein: MMKKSKKKGNALALLPLFVFIFTFLGAGIILNDFYAFPSPLAVVIGIIAAFIFFKNTTEDKIDTLIKGCGDSKIMTMCLIYLLAGGFASVTQAMGAVESIVNLGINNIDIEYFPLGIFLVASFLSTATGTSVGAIVALGPIAVSLADKSGASLPLISGSLLGGAMLGDNLSIISDTTIAATQSLGCEMRDKFKVNLFIALPASIITVIILLYLGLTTETSAVAINKGNYEFIAILPYFLVIGLAVMGVNVFATLLIGILTAGFIGLVGHDFSVLVFAQKIYEGFISMIDIFLLSMLTGGLAALVAKAGGIDYVLHKIKARIKSKRSAQMGIGALVSFTNLAIANNTVSIVITGNIAREINDEYHLSSRKTATVMDIFCCIVQGILPYGAQVLLLLNYAGGKLHFTDLIMNTWYVVFLFLFTMIAINNRHWDRLTNKFFKV, encoded by the coding sequence ATGATGAAAAAATCTAAAAAAAAGGGCAATGCTTTAGCTTTGCTGCCACTATTCGTATTTATCTTTACTTTTCTGGGTGCCGGAATCATTCTGAATGATTTTTATGCTTTCCCTTCACCGTTAGCTGTAGTGATTGGGATTATTGCAGCCTTTATCTTTTTTAAAAATACGACAGAAGATAAGATTGATACTTTAATTAAAGGCTGTGGCGACAGTAAAATCATGACCATGTGTCTTATTTACCTGCTGGCGGGCGGTTTTGCCAGTGTGACGCAGGCAATGGGAGCCGTGGAATCGATTGTAAACCTCGGAATCAACAACATTGATATTGAATATTTCCCGTTAGGAATTTTCCTGGTGGCTTCCTTTTTGTCTACCGCTACCGGAACATCTGTAGGAGCGATAGTTGCTTTGGGCCCTATAGCGGTAAGCCTGGCCGATAAAAGCGGTGCTTCCTTACCGTTAATCAGCGGTTCGCTGTTAGGCGGTGCGATGCTGGGGGATAATCTGTCGATTATTTCCGATACCACTATTGCGGCGACGCAATCTTTGGGTTGTGAAATGCGGGATAAATTTAAAGTCAACCTGTTTATTGCTCTGCCGGCTTCCATTATAACGGTAATTATCCTGTTATACCTCGGCTTAACAACCGAAACCAGTGCCGTTGCCATCAACAAAGGGAATTATGAATTTATAGCGATACTGCCGTATTTTTTAGTGATTGGATTGGCGGTGATGGGAGTGAACGTTTTTGCAACCTTACTGATCGGGATACTGACTGCCGGATTTATCGGATTGGTTGGTCATGATTTTTCGGTTTTGGTTTTCGCACAGAAAATATATGAAGGATTTATCAGCATGATCGATATCTTCCTGCTGTCCATGTTAACCGGCGGTTTGGCGGCATTGGTGGCAAAAGCCGGCGGAATCGATTATGTGCTGCACAAAATAAAAGCCAGGATTAAAAGCAAGCGATCCGCACAAATGGGAATCGGTGCTTTGGTGAGCTTTACCAATCTTGCGATTGCGAACAATACGGTGTCGATAGTGATTACCGGGAATATCGCCAGGGAGATTAATGACGAATACCATTTGAGTTCCCGAAAAACAGCAACTGTGATGGATATTTTCTGCTGTATTGTACAAGGCATACTGCCGTATGGTGCGCAGGTATTGCTGCTGCTGAACTATGCGGGCGGGAAACTCCATTTTACCGACCTGATCATGAATACCTGGTATGTGGTATTCCTGTTTCTGTTTACAATGATTGCAATTAATAACCGTCATTGGGACAGGTTAACCAATAAATTCTTTAAAGTTTAA
- a CDS encoding Crp/Fnr family transcriptional regulator yields MTAIEILNSLLNENLLWENEIVFRRNEYLASEGTVNTFVYFVISGSLRIYTLDGNEENTIRFGYKDSFITAIDSFFTERPTGFYIQALKKTTVKVISKKVLLEFIESDASRLKLWNSILSLLIVQQMEREKDLLIFSPAERYKSILNRSPQLFQEIPDKYIASYLRMTAETFSRIKKS; encoded by the coding sequence ATGACAGCAATAGAAATATTAAATTCGCTACTCAACGAAAATTTACTTTGGGAAAATGAAATCGTATTCCGGCGGAACGAATACCTTGCCAGTGAAGGCACCGTAAACACTTTTGTATACTTTGTGATTAGCGGAAGCCTTCGTATTTATACCCTGGACGGTAACGAAGAGAACACCATCCGTTTTGGGTATAAAGATTCCTTTATTACGGCAATTGACAGCTTTTTTACCGAAAGACCGACCGGTTTTTACATTCAGGCACTAAAAAAGACCACTGTGAAAGTGATTTCCAAAAAAGTTTTACTGGAATTTATCGAAAGTGATGCCAGCCGGCTAAAATTATGGAACAGCATCCTTAGCCTTTTGATTGTACAGCAAATGGAACGGGAAAAAGATTTACTGATCTTCTCACCTGCCGAGCGGTATAAAAGCATCCTGAACAGAAGTCCGCAGCTGTTCCAGGAAATCCCGGATAAATACATCGCTTCCTATTTGCGGATGACGGCCGAAACTTTTTCACGAATCAAAAAGTCTTGA
- a CDS encoding DinB family protein codes for MKTDALLDELTAVTLNNIAIANHFKTLDTEALNWRQFTKSWTILECIEHLNRYGDFYTKALYNAIRNTKFKKPEPVYKSGLLGGYFARTIKETGTKKMKTFRAYDPLGISLNEIILDIFIAQQEELLQCLDSARQVNVMKSKTGISISKWIRLQLGDTFQFVIYHNERHLKQAESILKQYNHQYLPVFKIQEFNHQEDL; via the coding sequence ATGAAAACAGACGCATTACTAGACGAACTTACGGCGGTAACCCTTAACAATATTGCGATTGCCAATCATTTTAAAACACTGGATACCGAAGCGCTGAATTGGCGGCAGTTCACTAAAAGCTGGACCATACTGGAATGTATTGAGCATTTAAACCGTTATGGTGATTTTTACACCAAAGCGCTGTACAACGCCATCCGCAATACAAAATTTAAAAAACCGGAACCGGTATACAAAAGCGGATTACTGGGCGGTTATTTTGCCCGGACAATCAAAGAAACCGGCACCAAGAAAATGAAAACATTCCGGGCTTACGATCCTTTAGGCATTTCTTTAAACGAAATTATTCTCGATATTTTTATTGCACAGCAGGAAGAACTGCTGCAATGTCTTGACAGCGCCAGACAGGTGAATGTCATGAAAAGTAAAACCGGGATCAGTATTTCCAAATGGATCAGACTGCAACTGGGCGATACCTTCCAGTTTGTGATCTACCACAATGAAAGACATTTAAAACAGGCGGAAAGTATTTTAAAACAGTACAACCACCAATATCTTCCGGTGTTTAAAATACAGGAATTTAACCATCAGGAAGATCTATAA
- the sucD gene encoding succinate--CoA ligase subunit alpha, which produces MSVLVNKDSKIIVQGFTGSEGTFHATQMIEYGSNVVGGVTPGKGGTTHLDRPVFNTVKDAVDQAGADTTIIFVPPAFAADAIMEAADAGIKVIITITEGIPVADMIKAYDYIKHRDCRLVGPNCPGVITPGEAKVGIMPGFVFKKGTVGIVSKSGTLTYEAADQVVKQGLGITTAIGIGGDPIIGTTTKEAVELLMNDPETECIIMIGEIGGQLEADAARWIKADGNRKPVIGFIAGETAPKGRTMGHAGAIVGGADDTAEAKKRIMKENGIHVVDSPAEIGKKVKEVLG; this is translated from the coding sequence ATGAGTGTTTTAGTAAATAAAGATTCTAAAATAATTGTTCAAGGATTCACAGGTAGTGAAGGGACTTTCCATGCTACTCAAATGATTGAATATGGAAGTAACGTTGTTGGTGGAGTAACTCCGGGAAAAGGAGGAACGACTCACTTAGATCGTCCGGTTTTTAACACCGTTAAAGACGCTGTAGATCAGGCTGGGGCCGATACAACAATTATCTTCGTTCCGCCTGCATTTGCTGCTGATGCAATTATGGAAGCTGCTGACGCTGGAATTAAAGTAATTATCACAATTACAGAAGGTATTCCGGTTGCAGATATGATTAAAGCTTATGATTATATTAAACACAGAGATTGTCGTTTAGTAGGACCTAACTGTCCTGGTGTTATTACTCCGGGTGAAGCTAAAGTTGGTATCATGCCAGGTTTCGTTTTCAAAAAAGGAACAGTTGGTATCGTTTCTAAATCAGGAACATTAACGTATGAAGCTGCAGACCAGGTTGTAAAACAAGGTTTGGGTATTACTACAGCTATCGGTATTGGTGGTGACCCGATCATCGGAACAACTACTAAAGAAGCAGTAGAATTATTAATGAACGATCCGGAAACAGAATGTATCATCATGATCGGTGAGATCGGTGGACAATTGGAAGCAGATGCTGCACGTTGGATCAAAGCTGACGGTAACCGTAAGCCTGTAATTGGATTCATTGCCGGAGAAACTGCTCCTAAAGGAAGAACAATGGGACATGCCGGTGCAATTGTTGGTGGTGCTGATGATACAGCGGAAGCTAAAAAACGTATCATGAAAGAAAACGGAATTCACGTGGTAGATTCACCAGCTGAAATCGGTAAAAAAGTAAAAGAAGTATTAGGATAA
- a CDS encoding nuclear transport factor 2 family protein gives MTAKEQVQEFYQLNGPLNKSLMEQFIHDEIIFNWHSSKGFLQLDKQDLKALATELGKSYVASRIEISHILEENNVVSVNYTHYVSPIENPNEEMILAHFMVICELKENQLYRVYQMSQLT, from the coding sequence ATGACGGCTAAAGAACAGGTTCAGGAATTTTATCAGTTAAACGGTCCATTAAATAAAAGTTTAATGGAACAGTTTATTCATGACGAAATTATTTTCAACTGGCACAGTTCGAAAGGCTTTTTGCAATTAGACAAGCAGGATTTAAAGGCTTTGGCTACCGAGTTAGGAAAGTCGTATGTGGCATCAAGAATTGAGATCAGCCATATACTGGAAGAGAACAATGTGGTTTCGGTTAACTATACCCATTATGTTTCGCCCATTGAAAATCCGAATGAAGAAATGATTTTAGCCCACTTCATGGTAATCTGTGAATTGAAGGAAAATCAGCTTTACAGAGTCTATCAGATGAGCCAATTAACCTAA
- a CDS encoding UDP-3-O-(3-hydroxymyristoyl)glucosamine N-acyltransferase produces the protein MKFSKAYSLSEIAQIIDCKFVGDVDFPVLGMNEIHVVEPGDIVFVDHPKYYDKALQSAATIVLINKEVDCPEGKALLLSDDPFRDFNKLSKHFKPFQAANAAIAPSAKIGEGTVIQPNCFIGNNVVIGKNCLIHPNVILYDDTVIGDNVIIHAGSILGADAFYYKKRPEGFDQLISCGRVVIKDNVGIGALCTIDKGVTGDTTINEGSKIDNQVHIGHDTVIGKKCLIAAQTGIAGCVIIEDEVTLWGQVGTTSGITIGEKAVILAQSGVSKSLEGGKTYFGYPAEESREKLKQLAYVKKIPQILTQINKNDG, from the coding sequence ATGAAATTTTCTAAAGCATATTCTTTAAGTGAGATTGCCCAAATAATTGATTGTAAATTTGTTGGTGATGTGGATTTTCCTGTACTGGGCATGAATGAAATTCATGTTGTAGAACCGGGAGATATCGTTTTTGTAGACCATCCCAAATATTACGATAAAGCGTTACAATCTGCAGCTACCATAGTGCTGATCAATAAAGAAGTGGACTGTCCGGAAGGAAAAGCACTCTTACTGTCTGACGATCCTTTTCGTGATTTCAATAAGTTATCCAAACATTTTAAACCTTTTCAGGCGGCCAATGCTGCAATTGCTCCTTCGGCAAAAATTGGTGAAGGAACTGTTATTCAGCCAAACTGTTTTATCGGCAACAATGTGGTTATCGGTAAAAACTGCCTGATTCATCCCAATGTGATTTTGTATGACGATACCGTTATTGGTGATAACGTTATCATTCATGCGGGAAGTATTTTGGGAGCGGATGCTTTTTATTACAAAAAACGTCCGGAAGGTTTTGACCAGCTGATTTCCTGTGGCCGTGTGGTGATAAAGGATAATGTTGGTATTGGTGCTTTGTGTACGATCGATAAAGGGGTTACCGGAGATACAACCATCAATGAAGGCTCCAAGATAGACAACCAGGTGCATATCGGTCATGACACCGTAATCGGGAAAAAATGCCTGATCGCGGCACAAACCGGAATTGCAGGTTGTGTGATTATTGAAGACGAAGTAACACTTTGGGGTCAGGTTGGAACTACCAGCGGTATCACTATTGGTGAAAAAGCGGTAATTCTGGCACAATCCGGTGTTTCCAAGTCACTGGAAGGCGGTAAAACGTATTTTGGTTATCCGGCAGAAGAATCACGCGAAAAGCTGAAGCAATTGGCTTACGTGAAAAAAATTCCGCAAATATTAACGCAAATAAATAAAAATGACGGCTAA
- the efp gene encoding elongation factor P — translation MASTADIRNGLCIKYNNDIYKIVEFLHVKPGKGPAFVRTKMKSVTNGKVLDNTFSAGHKIDVVRVETHKFQFLYAEGDDFHFMNVETYEQIALNKDILDAPDLLKEGENVMVQINTETEAPLSVDMPASVVLEVTYAEPGVKGNTATNATKPAKVETGASINVPLFINEGDKIKIDTASGSYIERVKE, via the coding sequence ATGGCGAGTACGGCTGATATTAGAAACGGATTATGTATTAAATACAATAATGATATCTACAAAATTGTAGAGTTCCTTCATGTTAAACCTGGAAAAGGACCTGCTTTTGTTAGAACAAAAATGAAAAGTGTAACCAATGGTAAAGTATTGGATAATACTTTTTCTGCAGGACATAAAATTGATGTGGTGCGTGTAGAAACACACAAATTTCAGTTTTTATATGCAGAAGGAGACGATTTTCATTTCATGAATGTAGAAACATACGAGCAAATTGCATTAAATAAAGATATTTTAGATGCTCCGGATTTATTGAAAGAAGGAGAAAATGTAATGGTTCAGATCAATACAGAAACGGAAGCGCCTTTATCTGTTGATATGCCTGCTTCTGTTGTTTTGGAAGTTACCTATGCAGAACCAGGAGTAAAAGGTAATACCGCAACAAATGCTACGAAGCCTGCAAAAGTAGAAACAGGAGCTTCGATTAACGTACCTTTATTCATTAATGAAGGGGACAAAATTAAAATTGACACTGCTTCCGGTTCGTATATCGAGCGTGTTAAAGAGTAG
- the lpxA gene encoding acyl-ACP--UDP-N-acetylglucosamine O-acyltransferase: protein MNQPLAYVHPGAKIAKNVVIEPFTTIHNNVEIGEGTWIGSNVTIMEGARIGKNCNIFPGAVISAVPQDLKFGGEDSLAIIGDNTTVRECVTINRGTVASGVTKIGKNCLVMAAAHIAHDCHIGDNVIIVNGVLLGGHVTVGDFAIIGGLSAVHQFINIGEHAMISGGSLLRKDVPPFTKAAKEPLSYVGINSVGLRRRGFSTEKIREIQDIYRILYQKNYNTTQALSIIEAEMEATPERDEIILFIRNSSRGVMKGYTGIY, encoded by the coding sequence ATGAATCAACCTTTAGCATACGTTCATCCCGGAGCAAAAATTGCCAAGAATGTGGTTATCGAACCTTTTACAACAATTCATAACAATGTTGAAATTGGGGAAGGAACCTGGATTGGTTCCAATGTAACCATCATGGAAGGTGCCCGAATCGGTAAAAATTGTAACATTTTTCCCGGAGCGGTTATTTCTGCGGTTCCTCAGGATTTAAAATTTGGCGGAGAAGACTCTCTTGCCATAATAGGCGATAATACAACAGTGCGGGAATGTGTAACGATAAACAGAGGTACCGTTGCTTCAGGAGTAACCAAAATTGGTAAAAACTGCCTGGTAATGGCCGCTGCCCACATTGCTCACGATTGTCATATAGGTGATAACGTTATCATCGTAAACGGTGTTTTATTAGGAGGTCACGTAACGGTTGGTGATTTTGCCATCATTGGCGGACTTTCTGCAGTACACCAGTTCATCAATATTGGTGAACATGCCATGATATCCGGTGGATCATTATTGCGTAAAGACGTTCCTCCGTTTACAAAAGCAGCAAAAGAACCGCTGTCTTATGTAGGGATCAACTCCGTAGGATTGAGAAGAAGAGGATTTTCTACAGAAAAAATAAGAGAAATACAGGATATTTACCGAATTTTATACCAAAAGAATTACAATACCACGCAGGCATTGAGCATCATTGAGGCAGAAATGGAAGCGACTCCGGAACGTGATGAGATCATTCTTTTCATCAGAAACTCATCCAGAGGAGTAATGAAAGGGTATACCGGTATTTACTAG
- a CDS encoding bifunctional UDP-3-O-[3-hydroxymyristoyl] N-acetylglucosamine deacetylase/3-hydroxyacyl-ACP dehydratase, with translation MVKQTTIKKEISLKGVGLHTGQEVTMTFKPAPVNNGYTFVRVDLEGQPIIEADANYVVNTQRGTNLEKKGVKIQTSEHVLAALVGCDIDNVIIELNASEPPIMDGSSKYFVEAIEEAGVQEQEAERNVYVVKEVISYTDEATGSEIIVMPADDYQVTAMVDFGTKVLGTQNATMKSISEFKAEIADCRTFSFLHELESLLEHGLIKGGDLNNAIVYVDKEISQETMERLKVAFDKEKISVKPNGILDNLTLHYPNEAARHKLLDVVGDLALIGTRIKGKVIANKPGHFVNTQFAKKMSKVIKNEQRNQVPVYDLHKEPLMDVTKIMSMLPHRPPFLLVDRILEMSDSHVVGLKNVTMNEDFFIGHFPGAPVMPGVLIVEAMAQTGGILILSSVPDPENYLTYFMKIDNVKFKNKVLPGDTLVFKLDLLSPIRRGICHMQASAYANGKLVTEAELMAQIVRKN, from the coding sequence ATGGTTAAGCAAACAACCATTAAAAAAGAGATTTCATTAAAAGGAGTAGGATTACATACCGGTCAGGAAGTTACCATGACCTTTAAACCTGCGCCTGTTAATAATGGTTACACATTTGTACGTGTGGATTTGGAAGGTCAGCCCATCATTGAGGCCGATGCCAATTATGTAGTGAATACACAACGCGGAACAAATCTGGAGAAAAAAGGCGTTAAGATTCAAACATCAGAGCACGTTTTGGCGGCATTGGTGGGATGTGATATCGACAATGTTATTATTGAGCTGAATGCTTCCGAACCGCCCATCATGGATGGTTCTTCCAAGTACTTTGTAGAGGCAATTGAAGAAGCAGGTGTACAGGAACAGGAAGCGGAGCGAAATGTATATGTGGTAAAAGAAGTTATTTCATATACCGATGAAGCTACCGGAAGTGAGATCATCGTAATGCCGGCTGATGATTATCAGGTAACGGCTATGGTTGATTTTGGAACTAAGGTTTTAGGAACCCAGAACGCTACGATGAAATCCATAAGCGAGTTTAAAGCAGAAATTGCCGATTGCAGAACTTTCAGCTTCCTGCATGAACTGGAAAGCTTACTGGAGCACGGTTTGATTAAAGGTGGTGACCTGAATAATGCTATTGTATATGTGGATAAGGAAATTTCACAGGAAACAATGGAGCGTTTAAAAGTTGCTTTTGATAAAGAAAAGATCTCAGTAAAACCAAACGGTATTCTGGATAATCTTACCTTGCATTATCCTAATGAAGCGGCGCGTCACAAATTGCTGGACGTTGTTGGAGATCTGGCTTTGATCGGAACGAGAATTAAAGGAAAAGTAATCGCAAATAAACCCGGACATTTTGTCAATACGCAATTTGCCAAAAAAATGTCTAAAGTGATAAAAAACGAGCAACGCAATCAGGTTCCTGTTTATGATTTACATAAAGAACCGTTGATGGATGTTACTAAAATCATGTCGATGTTGCCGCATCGTCCGCCATTCCTATTGGTTGACAGAATTTTAGAAATGTCTGATTCCCATGTGGTCGGTTTGAAAAATGTAACGATGAATGAAGATTTCTTTATCGGGCATTTCCCGGGAGCACCGGTAATGCCGGGGGTGTTAATCGTGGAAGCGATGGCGCAAACCGGAGGAATCCTGATTTTGAGTTCTGTTCCGGATCCGGAAAATTACCTGACTTACTTTATGAAAATTGATAATGTGAAATTCAAAAATAAAGTACTGCCGGGTGATACCTTGGTGTTCAAACTGGATTTATTATCACCAATCCGCAGAGGAATATGCCATATGCAGGCAAGCGCATATGCTAATGGTAAATTAGTCACAGAAGCCGAATTGATGGCGCAAATCGTGAGAAAGAATTAA